A part of Halobaculum sp. MBLA0143 genomic DNA contains:
- a CDS encoding MaoC/PaaZ C-terminal domain-containing protein, whose protein sequence is MPYSYEPQYFEAFEEGQTFESVGRTVTESDFVMHSSFTGDWTELHTNAEYAADSQFGERVAHGPMTFSLATGFVYRCGFLERRVMAFLGMNYMDIPAPVHEGDTVSLDMEVTETKALSSREDAGLVVIDSTMTNQDDEVVFEGDMKFMVEREPDSPEE, encoded by the coding sequence GTGCCGTACAGCTACGAGCCGCAGTACTTCGAGGCGTTCGAGGAGGGACAGACGTTCGAGAGCGTCGGCCGGACGGTGACGGAGTCGGACTTCGTGATGCACTCGTCGTTCACGGGCGACTGGACGGAGCTACACACCAACGCGGAGTACGCCGCCGACTCACAGTTCGGCGAACGGGTCGCTCACGGACCGATGACGTTCTCGCTGGCGACCGGCTTCGTCTACCGGTGTGGGTTCCTGGAACGGCGCGTGATGGCTTTCCTCGGGATGAACTACATGGACATTCCGGCACCGGTCCACGAGGGCGACACCGTCTCGCTGGACATGGAAGTCACCGAGACGAAGGCGCTGTCCTCGCGCGAGGACGCCGGGCTGGTCGTGATCGACTCGACGATGACGAACCAGGACGACGAGGTCGTGTTCGAGGGTGACATGAAGTTCATGGTGGAGCGGGAGCCCGACTCACCGGAGGAGTGA
- a CDS encoding ubiquitin-like small modifier protein 1, whose translation MQWKLFADLAEVAGTEEPTVETDGDTVGEALSALLSAHPDLAARVTDDDGELRPHVNLLHEGEPADLDTPVSEGDELALFPPVSGG comes from the coding sequence GTGCAGTGGAAACTGTTCGCCGACCTCGCGGAGGTCGCCGGCACGGAAGAGCCGACGGTGGAGACGGACGGCGACACCGTCGGCGAGGCGCTGTCGGCGCTGCTGTCGGCACACCCGGACCTGGCGGCCCGCGTCACCGACGACGACGGAGAGCTCCGCCCACACGTCAACCTCCTCCACGAGGGGGAGCCGGCGGATCTCGACACCCCCGTCTCCGAGGGCGACGAACTCGCCCTGTTCCCGCCGGTGTCGGGCGGCTGA
- a CDS encoding prolyl oligopeptidase family protein — MGDTDTEADRRSVPPETERRPVTETLHGTEIVDPYRWLEGDDEAVQAWTDRQNGHADAVLDTPQRAALDNRYEELAQVTEYGRVDPAGGRYFQTVCRPDDEQDVLTVADSLSAFRRDDRRVLYDPNGGDGTTAIGWAVPGPDGELVACGVDEGGREQYDVVVLDATTGETVETLPDVGRTNRGTFAWAGDAVGFYYCATGSAEAGSQLDKEVRYHELGGDADGDVVVADEFTDHEWPSLHTDGDALFVSVTEDWTRTELYGYRGPPSEATLEPILTGYDAVFEVETGGGRLFVSTDHEAPRYRVVATDVDRALSDDPPALSAFETVVPETEAVIQSVSAADDRLYVHRHRDATSELTVELDGERRTVPLGGLVTVDAVEADEEGVFFRRQSFGEPQSVCRWTTGGGRETLTTRDVDVPFEVETSQEWFTAPDGTEIPAFVVRRAGVEPDGTNPAVLTGYGGFRISRTPYFDRFRLPFLRAGGVFVVATLRGGGEYGEPWHDAGSGDQKHHTFEDAEAVADGLVDRGWARPDGLGVIGGSNGGLLVGALVTRDPDRFRAAVCLVPLLDMLRFHEFLLGESWTAEYGSPENPDAFETLRSYSPYHNVGEAAYPATLFETALGDTRVHPAHARKTAARLQANNTGPHPVALRVAEDTGHGVGKPTSMVVREQSERWGFLADQLGIDTTALTTDG; from the coding sequence ATGGGAGATACGGACACGGAGGCGGATCGGCGGTCGGTGCCGCCGGAGACGGAGCGGCGACCGGTGACGGAGACGCTCCACGGTACGGAGATCGTCGACCCCTACCGGTGGCTGGAGGGTGACGACGAGGCGGTCCAGGCGTGGACGGACCGCCAGAACGGGCACGCCGACGCGGTGTTGGACACCCCACAGCGGGCCGCACTCGACAACCGGTACGAGGAGTTGGCCCAGGTGACGGAGTACGGCCGCGTCGACCCCGCCGGCGGGCGGTACTTCCAGACGGTGTGCCGCCCGGACGACGAACAGGACGTGTTGACGGTCGCAGACTCGCTGTCGGCGTTCCGACGGGACGACCGCCGGGTGTTGTACGACCCGAACGGCGGCGACGGGACGACGGCGATCGGCTGGGCCGTCCCCGGCCCCGACGGGGAGTTGGTCGCCTGTGGCGTCGACGAGGGGGGCCGCGAGCAGTACGACGTGGTCGTGTTGGACGCGACGACCGGGGAGACGGTCGAGACGCTGCCGGACGTGGGCCGGACGAACCGGGGGACGTTCGCGTGGGCCGGTGACGCCGTCGGCTTCTACTACTGTGCCACCGGCAGCGCCGAGGCGGGCAGCCAACTGGACAAGGAGGTGCGCTACCACGAACTCGGGGGCGACGCCGACGGCGACGTGGTCGTCGCAGACGAGTTCACCGACCACGAGTGGCCGAGCCTCCACACGGACGGCGACGCCCTGTTCGTCTCTGTCACCGAAGACTGGACCCGGACGGAGCTGTACGGCTACCGCGGGCCGCCGTCCGAGGCGACACTGGAGCCCATCCTGACGGGGTACGACGCGGTCTTCGAGGTCGAGACCGGCGGCGGGCGGTTGTTCGTGTCGACGGACCACGAGGCGCCGCGCTACCGGGTGGTGGCGACGGACGTGGACCGAGCGCTGTCGGACGACCCGCCGGCGCTGTCGGCGTTCGAGACGGTCGTGCCGGAGACGGAGGCGGTGATCCAGTCTGTGTCGGCGGCCGACGACCGACTGTACGTCCACCGTCACCGTGACGCCACCTCGGAGCTGACGGTCGAGCTGGACGGCGAACGCCGCACCGTCCCGCTGGGCGGACTCGTCACCGTCGACGCCGTCGAGGCGGACGAGGAGGGGGTGTTCTTCAGACGGCAGTCGTTCGGCGAGCCGCAGTCCGTCTGTCGGTGGACGACCGGCGGCGGCCGCGAGACGCTGACGACCCGAGACGTCGACGTGCCCTTCGAGGTAGAGACGAGCCAGGAGTGGTTCACCGCCCCCGACGGGACGGAGATCCCGGCGTTCGTTGTCCGGCGGGCCGGGGTGGAGCCGGACGGGACGAACCCGGCCGTGCTCACCGGCTACGGCGGGTTCCGGATCAGCCGGACGCCGTACTTCGACCGGTTCCGGCTGCCGTTCCTCCGCGCCGGCGGCGTGTTCGTCGTCGCCACGCTCCGCGGCGGCGGCGAGTACGGCGAGCCCTGGCACGACGCCGGCTCCGGCGACCAGAAACACCACACGTTCGAGGACGCCGAGGCGGTCGCAGACGGGCTCGTCGACCGCGGCTGGGCCCGACCGGACGGACTGGGCGTGATCGGCGGGTCGAACGGCGGGCTGCTCGTCGGTGCGCTCGTCACCCGCGACCCGGACCGCTTCCGGGCGGCCGTCTGTCTGGTGCCGTTGCTGGACATGTTACGCTTCCACGAGTTCCTGCTCGGGGAGTCGTGGACCGCCGAGTACGGCTCCCCCGAGAACCCGGACGCCTTCGAGACGCTGCGGTCGTACTCCCCGTACCACAACGTCGGGGAGGCGGCGTACCCGGCGACGCTGTTCGAGACGGCGCTGGGCGACACACGGGTCCACCCGGCCCACGCCCGCAAGACCGCCGCGCGGCTCCAGGCCAACAACACCGGCCCCCACCCGGTCGCGCTCCGGGTGGCCGAAGACACCGGCCACGGCGTCGGCAAACCCACCTCGATGGTCGTCCGCGAGCAGAGCGAACGCTGGGGGTTCCTCGCCGACCAGCTCGGGATCGACACGACGGCGCTGACGACGGACGGCTGA
- a CDS encoding PGF-CTERM sorting domain-containing protein has product MRFERSLTTAAVALLLVTAVAVFAVPGALADPDEGVTRPGPVDVSEVSVTPGEISGGTAELRLLTRIDHRGQPTPNVTVRFRAYDAESGLLITERRREAGELTGDRSVQLNGTLRVPREGGYVLETTLFHDGRAVDRRSRRVSGVAALTPPYAASPVSFTDRTALPPVSVAVTSADGNRTRLRLTASLANGGDEPSGDLRVAFRLRQAESNVQTARAAESVGQIRPGRTGEAAAEVTVPTGYNYYVDVVLYRDDVVIDTARSVANLDPQERISAEETVRDVEFDVADFEQTARPEPEATRGPAQTSSSAPGFGPVVALAALLAAATVVVRRR; this is encoded by the coding sequence GTGCGATTCGAACGAAGTCTGACGACGGCGGCCGTCGCCCTCCTCCTCGTGACGGCGGTCGCAGTGTTCGCGGTCCCCGGCGCTCTCGCCGACCCCGACGAGGGGGTCACCAGACCCGGGCCGGTGGACGTGTCCGAGGTGTCCGTCACCCCCGGGGAGATCAGCGGGGGAACGGCGGAGCTACGGCTACTCACACGGATCGACCACCGGGGGCAGCCGACGCCGAACGTGACGGTCCGGTTCCGGGCGTACGACGCCGAGTCCGGACTCCTGATCACGGAACGACGCCGCGAGGCCGGAGAGCTCACCGGCGACCGGAGCGTCCAACTCAACGGGACACTCCGGGTGCCACGCGAGGGCGGGTACGTCCTGGAGACGACGCTGTTCCACGACGGCCGGGCGGTGGATCGGCGCTCCCGGCGGGTGTCCGGCGTGGCGGCGCTGACGCCGCCGTACGCGGCGTCGCCGGTGTCGTTCACAGACCGGACCGCGCTGCCGCCCGTCTCCGTGGCCGTGACGTCGGCCGACGGCAACCGCACCCGGCTGCGGCTGACGGCCAGCCTGGCCAACGGCGGCGACGAACCCAGCGGCGACCTCCGGGTGGCGTTCCGACTCCGGCAGGCGGAGTCGAACGTCCAGACCGCCCGCGCGGCGGAGTCGGTCGGGCAGATTCGGCCCGGCCGCACCGGCGAGGCAGCCGCCGAGGTGACCGTTCCGACCGGCTACAACTACTACGTCGACGTGGTGTTGTACCGCGACGACGTGGTGATCGACACCGCTCGGTCGGTCGCCAACCTGGACCCGCAGGAACGCATCTCCGCCGAGGAGACCGTTCGAGACGTGGAGTTCGACGTAGCGGACTTCGAACAGACGGCCAGACCGGAGCCGGAGGCGACCCGCGGGCCGGCGCAGACGTCGTCGTCGGCCCCCGGCTTCGGCCCGGTCGTCGCACTGGCCGCGTTGCTCGCGGCCGCGACAGTCGTGGTGAGACGACGATGA
- a CDS encoding ATP-dependent helicase has translation MSGRELLCAHADDYDFDPEAVRLEDTDVLERLAPSVREWWVDQFGEFVPENGGFFTPPQREAIPLIDEGTNTLVCSPTGSGKTLSAFTAVIDDLYRREREQPDGLDNSVYCLYVSPLKSLANDIHRNLERPLSGIAERMADRGHETEIRHAIRHGDTSDSERQRMLETTPHVLNTTPETLAILLNSPKFKEKLRTVEYVIVDEIHSLAENKRGTHLSVSLERLENMTEGSPTRIGCSATVEPLPTVAKFLVGRESGDPPGGDPGFRDYEIVDTRFLRDYDLQLECPTDDLIDTPRDRVNEAFYDRLHELVRSHDNTLVFTNTRSGAERVLENLRTGFDAYDESNSGCHHGSMSKEQREGVESDLKSGDVDVVTSSTSLELGIDMPHLDLVVQVGSPKSVAALLQRVGRAGHQVGETVAGRVIALDRDELVECAVMLQKATEGFVDRVFVPEAPQDVAAQQVYGMAINEVRPEAEALATLRRAYPYREYTDDDWEQLCRYLTADYDGLEEKNVYAKIWRDTNDPPDGEHHYEEYDVGQRLIGKRGRMARVIYMTNIGTIPDSFTCDVYTRGNDEWLGQLDEEYLDTLEKGDVFVLGGGNYEFQYRRGSKVYVDPTGARPTVPSWFSERLPLSYDLGREILSFQSTVEEKLREGGRSALRSWLRSLPADENTVRSLARTFDQQRRYAGLSSISTAERLVVEEELDRDEYRRRYYVHSNYGRRFNDGLSRLVAYRCARRTNTNVQLAVADNGFTVSMPLNRKVDVSDVIESIAPEEALPDLRAALDGTDLLKRYFRIDATRSLMILKRYKGYEKSAAEQQVSSEMLLSFAQELDDFAVIEETYREIVEDVLDLRGIREVLGAIQDGDVAVEGFEVDSPSPRAFGLATLAASDVVLAGDESAALQEFHARVVEQIEG, from the coding sequence ATGTCCGGACGGGAGCTCCTGTGTGCGCACGCCGACGACTACGACTTCGACCCCGAGGCCGTTCGGCTGGAGGACACGGACGTGCTCGAACGGCTGGCCCCGTCCGTCCGAGAGTGGTGGGTCGATCAGTTCGGCGAGTTCGTCCCGGAGAACGGCGGCTTCTTCACCCCACCACAGCGGGAGGCGATTCCGCTGATCGACGAGGGGACGAACACGCTCGTCTGCTCGCCCACCGGTAGCGGCAAGACGCTGTCTGCGTTCACGGCCGTCATCGACGACCTCTACCGCCGAGAACGCGAGCAGCCGGACGGGCTCGACAACTCCGTCTACTGTCTGTACGTCTCGCCGCTGAAGTCGCTGGCCAACGACATCCACCGCAACCTGGAACGGCCCCTGTCGGGGATCGCCGAGCGAATGGCCGACCGCGGCCACGAGACGGAGATCAGACACGCGATCAGACACGGGGACACGAGCGACAGCGAACGCCAGCGGATGTTGGAGACCACGCCACACGTCCTCAACACGACGCCGGAGACGCTGGCGATCCTGCTCAACTCCCCGAAGTTCAAAGAGAAGCTTCGAACCGTGGAGTACGTCATCGTCGACGAGATCCACTCGCTGGCAGAGAACAAACGCGGCACCCACCTCTCCGTCTCCCTGGAACGGCTGGAGAACATGACGGAGGGCTCGCCGACCCGGATCGGTTGTTCGGCGACGGTGGAGCCGTTGCCGACGGTGGCGAAGTTCCTCGTCGGCCGGGAGTCCGGCGACCCGCCCGGCGGCGACCCCGGCTTCCGAGACTACGAGATCGTCGACACCAGGTTCCTCCGGGACTACGACCTCCAGCTGGAGTGTCCGACGGACGACCTGATCGACACCCCGCGAGACCGCGTGAACGAGGCGTTCTACGACCGACTCCACGAACTCGTCCGGAGCCACGACAACACGCTCGTGTTCACGAACACCCGATCGGGAGCCGAGCGGGTGTTGGAGAACCTCCGTACGGGGTTCGACGCCTACGACGAGTCCAACTCCGGGTGTCACCACGGCTCGATGTCGAAGGAGCAACGCGAAGGGGTGGAGTCGGACCTGAAGTCCGGCGACGTGGACGTGGTCACCTCCTCCACGTCGCTGGAGCTGGGGATCGACATGCCCCACCTGGATCTGGTGGTCCAGGTGGGCTCGCCGAAGTCCGTCGCCGCGTTGCTCCAACGGGTCGGTCGAGCCGGCCACCAGGTCGGCGAGACGGTCGCCGGGCGGGTGATCGCGTTGGACCGCGACGAACTCGTGGAGTGTGCGGTGATGCTCCAGAAGGCGACGGAGGGGTTCGTCGACCGGGTGTTCGTCCCGGAGGCACCCCAAGACGTGGCCGCACAGCAGGTGTACGGGATGGCGATCAACGAGGTCCGACCGGAGGCGGAGGCGCTGGCGACGCTCCGGCGGGCGTACCCGTACCGAGAGTACACCGACGACGACTGGGAGCAGCTGTGTCGCTACCTCACCGCCGACTACGACGGGCTAGAGGAGAAGAACGTGTACGCAAAGATCTGGCGGGACACGAACGACCCCCCCGACGGCGAACACCACTACGAGGAGTACGACGTCGGCCAGCGGCTGATCGGCAAGCGTGGCCGGATGGCGCGCGTGATCTACATGACCAACATCGGGACGATCCCGGACTCGTTCACCTGTGACGTGTACACCCGCGGGAACGACGAGTGGCTCGGCCAACTGGACGAGGAGTACCTCGACACCCTGGAGAAGGGTGACGTGTTCGTCCTCGGCGGGGGCAACTACGAGTTCCAGTACCGCCGGGGGTCGAAGGTGTACGTCGACCCGACGGGCGCCCGACCGACGGTGCCGTCGTGGTTCTCCGAACGGCTCCCCTTGAGCTACGATCTCGGCCGAGAGATCCTCTCGTTCCAGTCCACGGTCGAGGAGAAGCTGCGCGAGGGCGGACGGTCGGCGCTGCGGTCGTGGCTGCGGTCGCTGCCGGCCGACGAGAACACCGTCCGGTCGCTGGCGCGGACGTTCGACCAACAACGCCGCTACGCCGGGTTGTCGTCCATCTCTACCGCCGAACGGCTCGTCGTCGAAGAGGAACTGGACCGCGACGAGTACCGCCGTCGCTACTACGTCCACTCCAACTACGGCCGGCGGTTCAACGACGGTCTCTCCCGGCTCGTCGCCTACCGGTGTGCGAGACGGACGAACACGAACGTCCAGTTGGCGGTCGCCGACAACGGCTTCACCGTGTCGATGCCGCTCAATCGGAAGGTGGACGTGTCGGACGTGATCGAGAGCATCGCGCCCGAGGAGGCGCTCCCGGATCTGCGGGCGGCACTCGACGGGACGGACCTCCTGAAGCGGTACTTCCGGATCGACGCCACTCGGTCGCTGATGATCCTCAAGCGCTACAAGGGGTACGAGAAGTCCGCGGCCGAACAACAGGTGTCCTCGGAGATGCTGTTGTCGTTCGCCCAGGAGCTAGACGACTTCGCCGTGATCGAGGAGACGTACCGGGAGATCGTCGAGGACGTGCTCGACCTCCGCGGGATCAGAGAGGTGTTGGGGGCGATCCAGGACGGGGACGTGGCCGTCGAGGGGTTCGAGGTGGACTCCCCGTCGCCGCGGGCGTTCGGGCTGGCGACGCTGGCGGCCTCCGACGTGGTGTTGGCGGGCGACGAGTCGGCCGCGCTCCAGGAGTTCCACGCCCGCGTGGTCGAGCAGATCGAAGGGTAG